From the Desulfobacterales bacterium genome, the window CTACTTCCAGCCGGGCGGGCGTCAACCTGCTGCCGGATTTGAGCGCTGAATCCGTACGCCACATTCAAAAAATGGTGCAAGTCCACCAGCGCAGCGGTGACATCGTGATCGTTTCCATCCATTGGGGCGGTAACTGGGGTCATGATATATCCCGTCGACAAAGAAGATTTGCCCAGCGCCTGATTGATTTAGGCGGGGTGGACATCGTCCACGGGCATTCGTCGCATCATGTCAAAGCGATTGAAGTCTATAACAAGAAGCTTATTCTTTACGGCTGCGGGGATTTTTTAAACGATTATGAGGGCATTGGCGGCTATGAGGAATTCAGGGCGGATCTAACCATGATGTACTTTGCCACCTTAGATGCGTCTAACGGTCATCTTTTGGATCTTCAAATGATACCGATGCAGATCAAGCAGTTTCAACTTCGTCGGGCCTCGCAAGCCGACACCCGTTGGCTGAGCGAGACCTTAAACCGGGTAGGGCAATCGTTCGACACACGGGTGAAAATCGAATCCGATAATCGCTTGATCCTGCAATGGGAATAAATTTGACCATCAATCGTTTTCTGGGAAATTTATTATTTAAGGGACGTCCATGAAATTATAACTTTTCTTTCATCATATATCGTGGTACGATTAGTATATGCCACGCCAAGCGCGCATAGACGCCCCGGGTGCGCTGCAGCACATCATTGTCAGAGGCATCGAACGCAAAAGCATCTTTATTGATGACCACGATCGCGACAATTTTGTGGCCCGGTTGACCACGGTCCTGCCTGAAAGCACGGCGCGTTGCTACGCCTGGGCTTTGATCCCCAATCATTTTCATTTGCTGCTGTGCAGCGGCAATGTCCCCATCTCAACGGTGATGCGGCGCTTGCTGACCGGGTATGCGGTATCCTTTAATCGGCGCCATCGCCGCCACGGGCAGCTGTTTCAAAATCGTTACAAATCCATCCTTTGCCAGCAGGAACCATACTTGCTGGAGCTGGTGCGCTATATTCACCTCAATCCGCTGCGGGCCGGAGTTGTTCCCAATTATAAAGCGCTGGACAAGTTTGCTTACGGCGGACACACCATTCTTTTGGGCCATAAACAGCATGCGTTTCAGGATACCGACTCGATCCTGGCTTTATTCGGTCAAAACCATTCAGTCGCGCGCAAAAAATACCGGGCTTATGTGCAAAAGGGGATCGAACACGGACGCCGGCCGGATCTGATCGGTGGCGGGCTGATCCGCAGCGCCGGTGGATGGACCGCCGTCAAAGGTCTGCGACGGGCAAATGCGCGTCTCAAAGGCGATGAACGCATCCTGGGAGATAATGATTTTGTCTATGCCGTTTTGGAGGCAGCGCAGGAGCAGCTGGCGCAAAAATATCAACTGGCTGCCAAGGGCTTTGATTTTGAAAAGGTCGTCGAGCGGGTTGCAGCCGTTTTTGGTATAGAATCAGACCAGGTCCTGGCTGCCGGCAAACACCCGCCCATCGTTAAAGCCCGCAGCGTGCTTTGTTATTGGGCCGTGCGGGAGCTGGGGATGAACGGCACGGCCGTGGCCGAAAAACTGGGCTGTTCACAGTCGTCGGTGAGCAAATCCGCCAAGCGCGGCGAAACGATTGCCTCTGAACATAACCTGAAACTGATCGAAGGCTAGTACCTGAATTTTGCATTCGAGATTCGGGTGGAAAGTAATAATTTCATGGGCGTCCCTAAAATTACTAAGATTAAAAAGGCGAGTTGGCGAGACTATCAGGACCGGCTGCAAAGGGCACAAAGAAGCGAGCAGCGCAAAAAAAATGTGCGCCGGTATGTTAAATATATCATGCCGTTTGTGGTGGGCTGTCTGGCCGTCTATGTTGCCATCACAGGGTCTTTTGGCTCTCTTTTCGACGAAACTGAAACGACGCCGCCCCCGAAAAATGTCAAACAGCCAGTAAAGTCCCCCAAAGCGGCTGCGCCGCCGTCTTTTGACAAAGACCAGATTCATCAGATAATCGACAGCCGCCGTTTTGCAGATTTGCAGGACAATGTTTTTGAAATTGAAAATAACGACCAACGCCTGCGGGTGCAAACCAGCATTGATCTTGCGCTGCAAAGCTACCTGACCAAGAAGCTGGATCGTAAAAACTCCAGCCACATCGGAATCGTTGTCATGGATCCCGATAATGGCCGGATTTTATCGTTAGTGGGATTTAACAAGGCCGATCCGTCAAACAATCCCTGTCTGAACAGCTCTTTTCCGGCCGCCAGCATATTTAAAATCGTAACTGCGGCTGCCGCCCTTGAAAAAGGGAATTTAGGGCTGAATTCCAAACTGCGCTATAACGGCCGCAAATACACCCTCTACAAGTCGCAACTCAAGGAAAAAAGAAACAAATATACCAACACCGTTACCCTAAAAGAGGCTTTTGCCAAATCGGTAAATCCGGTTTTTGGCAAACTGGGGACTCTGTACCTGGGAAAAACACAACTGGAAACCTATGCCGCGTCTTTTGGATTCAACCGCGAGATTAATTTTGAAGTTTATCTGGCACCCAGTCAGACGGTCATTACCGATGAGCCCTATCAATGGGCGGAGATTGCCTGTGGGTTTAACCGCCAGACCCTGATGTCACCGGTTCACGGTGCGTTGATATCGGCCACGGTTTTTAACAGCGGAAAACTAATTGAGCCCACCATTGTGGATCACATCAGCGATGAAAAGGGCGCGCAACTGTACCAAAGCCGGCCTGCTGTGGTCACCCAGGCTTTTGCCCCGCACACATCGGCCGCCATGCGCGAGCTGATGAAAACCACC encodes:
- a CDS encoding penicillin-binding transpeptidase domain-containing protein is translated as MGVPKITKIKKASWRDYQDRLQRAQRSEQRKKNVRRYVKYIMPFVVGCLAVYVAITGSFGSLFDETETTPPPKNVKQPVKSPKAAAPPSFDKDQIHQIIDSRRFADLQDNVFEIENNDQRLRVQTSIDLALQSYLTKKLDRKNSSHIGIVVMDPDNGRILSLVGFNKADPSNNPCLNSSFPAASIFKIVTAAAALEKGNLGLNSKLRYNGRKYTLYKSQLKEKRNKYTNTVTLKEAFAKSVNPVFGKLGTLYLGKTQLETYAASFGFNREINFEVYLAPSQTVITDEPYQWAEIACGFNRQTLMSPVHGALISATVFNSGKLIEPTIVDHISDEKGAQLYQSRPAVVTQAFAPHTSAAMRELMKTTIRSGTVRGTFRKYHRDKIISRLEIGGKTGTINNKTDDIKYEWFVGYAQDKNSDAKIILSVLVAHQKYIGIRAPQYAIMAFKKYFKSEFAKVTSPAAANPG
- a CDS encoding transposase gives rise to the protein MPRQARIDAPGALQHIIVRGIERKSIFIDDHDRDNFVARLTTVLPESTARCYAWALIPNHFHLLLCSGNVPISTVMRRLLTGYAVSFNRRHRRHGQLFQNRYKSILCQQEPYLLELVRYIHLNPLRAGVVPNYKALDKFAYGGHTILLGHKQHAFQDTDSILALFGQNHSVARKKYRAYVQKGIEHGRRPDLIGGGLIRSAGGWTAVKGLRRANARLKGDERILGDNDFVYAVLEAAQEQLAQKYQLAAKGFDFEKVVERVAAVFGIESDQVLAAGKHPPIVKARSVLCYWAVRELGMNGTAVAEKLGCSQSSVSKSAKRGETIASEHNLKLIEG